The DNA sequence GCACATTGGCTTTGGCCACCACGTTCTTTTCCGCTACGACATCGCCGTTGGTAATCACAATAGGAGTAACGATCGGGCAACCGGATTCTTGCAGCGTGGCAAGATCAAACTGGATGAGCTTGTCACCGGCTTTGACTTGATCACCGACAGCTACAAAAGGAGTGAAGCCCTGTCCTTTCAATTTGACGGTATCAATCCCGATGTGCATGAGGATCTCCAGACCGGTATCACTAGTCAAACCAATAGCATGATGAGTGGGAAACAGGTGCGTCACTTTGGCATCCATCGGAGAGAGCAGGAGTCCCTCAGTTGGCTGAATCGCTACTCCATCACCCACGACATTTTGAGCAAAGACTGGATCTGGCACCTCAGATAGTGGCACGATCGTACCAGTCAGAGGGGCAAGGAAAGTGATTTCTTGTTGTTTTTTACGGGAAAACAAACTGCGTAGCATAAGTTCCTCCTTTTGCGTTGAACGAAAATAGGCATGAGCAGGTAAAGACACACGACATACTTACTATGTCCGTATGTTCTCACCGCTCATGCCTAGTCGAACTAGTAACACGCAGGATTTCATATTGATTTATTGTTGTAACAAACGAAAGACATGCATGGCCATATAGCCGATTTCGTCTTCAGGTACCGTCACTTCCAGACGAGACGAAATGTAGTCGGCAAGCTCAGAGGCCAGCTCGTAAGCTTCCGGGATCGTCGTTTTTACCCGATCCAGTAGAGGATTTTGAATAGATTTTTGCTGACGGATACGATCTACAGCAAATCGCAAATGAGTGATCAGACGAACGTAATCGACAGTACTTCGTTCGATGGTTTTGCCTGTTCGTTGCTCAATGATCGTGACCAATTCACTGATGATGTTGGCGAACTGGACAGCTTTGTTGACCGGTGTATAACTGATTGCGGAGTGTATATGCAGGGCCAGAAAGCCAATCTCGCTTTCAGGGATATCCAACGAAAACGCCTTTTTGATCATGTCCGCTGCCCGTTTCGCCAGCGCGTACTCTTTTGCATACAGCGACTGCACTTCAAACAAAAACGGATTGACGATCTCCATGCCATTCTTTAGTCGATAAATGGCAAACTGGATATGGTCAGGTAAGGCAACGTGCACATGCTCGTTTAATTGCGGGGTGATCTCGATAGCGATCAACGCAATGATTTCCTCCGCAATACCTACGACAGCGGGATCCACTTGGCTGAGAATGGTCTGATACTGCTTTTGATGACTCTCACTTTCCAATCGGAAGCGCTTCTCCACACGAGGATCAAGGGCAGGGATGGTGTTCCCGGGCTTTGCGCCAAATCCAATGCCTTTTCCGAACAGCACGATCTCCTGCTGGGAGTCAGGCTCTTCGACGAGTACGACGTTGTGGTTCAACACGCGAGTGATCGCATACACTTTTTCCTGTTCTCGGGACAACCAATTCCACCACCTTTAGAACCAAACGCGGTTACTTTACAAAAAAGAGCCGAAAAAACCTTTTTAGCACATAAAAAGATCTTCTCGGCTCATGCCTGCATAACCAGTAACACGCCTGTGTGAAAACGCTTCAATTGATTTATATCTTAGCTTACGATTTTCCGGTTGTCAATCACCCTGTACAAAGGGAAATTGCGGCTTTTATTGACAGGGAAGAGGGGAAGGTAGAAGTAAAATCGTGGAAAAATATACCTTTTTTACAGAAGGTGATGACATATGATTATCTCTATTTTGTGAGGAAGGAAGAAGATTTCTTGGCTGTTGAAATTACGTGGCTCTTCGGAACTGTACACACGGGCAGGAGTCCGCGAATGATTCACGAATAACAACAAACAAACTGACGGATCGGTAAGAGCATCCGCCAGCTTGTTCGGTCATTTCGTGAATTTGTCTGCAATCGTGGAAGCACAGAACGAATTCGGCTTGATTTCAGCCGGAAAATGATTGGTCTCTGCTAAGCTTAGCAAGGACTGGATAAACTTACGAGTAGGGCCGTTCATCCCGATGTCAAAATGCAGACGGATCGGCGTATCGTGCTGGCGGTCGCGAAGATACTGACGCACCTCCGTAGCGAGACCGACTGCGTACATAGCCTCCTGAAAAATACGCTGCTGCAGTGATGAATAACGCCGCTCCTGAAATTTGTGATAAAAGAAGGTGCCTCCGTGGCCAGGACGAATCACAGTAATGACCAGGGCAAAAAACGTTCCGCGGCTTTTTAGCTGTGAATCGGCTCCTACGATAATCTCAAACGGACCTGTCATTGACGAGATGGTTTGCTCGATGTGGGAGAACACATCCTCCTTGGCAAGCAGCCCTTTAGTCGGACTGTGAAAGCAATCAAACAGAGTATTTGCAGAGGTTAAGCCCACTCACATCCCTCCAGATAGAGGCAACTATAGTTTCCATACATGATCCGTACATCATTAATGTATGTAATCTCGCAGAGAGTATGTGAACAGGTAGGGACAAAAAACGTAACTAATCAATCATGTAGCGGAGTATTAGCATGAGAAAGTAGTTTGTCCAAAGCGATAATTCATGTGATGGATCAAAGGTGATTTTATGAAATAGTCGTACATAGGAAGAAAAACGATAATAAGAACATTGTTCTTTATTATAAAATGGGGTTCATATCCCTGATAAACCTTAACGAATTGCAGGAGGCTTACACACATGATGAATCAATATCTTCCTCAAGTAAAAGAAAATCGCGAAGCAGGTCACGACATCGATCCTGTTTTCTTGAATCGCTGGTCCCCACGCTCTTACAAGTCTGACGCTATTCCAGATGAAGTATTGTTTAGCCTGTTCGAGGCAGCGCGTTGGGCACCATCTGCGAGCAATGAGCAGCCATGGCGCTTTGTATTTGTCCGTACAGCGGAAGACAAGGAGCGTTTTTATCCGTTTATCGCGGAAGGAAACCGCGTATGGTGCGAAAAAGCTCCTGTACTGGTTCTCGTCATTTCGAAAACGATCAGCTCTCGCGACACGCATAACCGTGCCCATGCATTCGATGCAGGTACAGCATGGGGTTATCTGGCTCTAGAAGCGACTCGTCAGGGTCTTGTTACACACGCAATGGGCGGCTTTGACCCGGAGAAAGCGCGTGAAGTACTTGGAATTCCTGAGGGATACGAGCCACAAGCGGTTATTGCGGTCGGATACCAAGGAGCCAAAGAAGAGTTGAATGAAGTTTTGCAGGAGCGGGAAAAACCATCGGCCCGCCGCGATCTGTCTGAAACGGTATTTGAAGGTGTGTTTACAGCGAAGTGATCGAACAGGATTTGTATAAACACGAAGCGTTCATGAAGGCTGCTATGGAAGAAGCCGAAAAAGCTGCTGCGATCGGTGAAGTGCCCATCGGAGCTGTGATCGTTCGCGACGGGGAAATTGTGGGACGAGGCTACAATCTGCGGGAAACCCAAAAGGATCCGACGTTGCACGCGGAAATGATCGCGATTCGTGAAGCCAGCGAACGTTTAGGCGGATGGCGATTGATTGGCTGTACTCTTTATGTGACCTTGGAGCCATGTCCGATGTGTGCTGGGGCCATCGTCCAAAGCCGAGTCGAGCAGGTGGTGTACGGGGCTCGTGATCCCAAGGCAGGATGTGCAGGGACATTAATGAACCTGCTGGAAGAACCACGCTTTAACCATCAGGTCCCTGTCGTCGAAGGCGTTCTCGCAGAGGAGTGCGGGCAAATGCTAAAAGATTTCTTCCGCGCTCTGCGTCATAAGCGGCAACCAAAAGAGAACTGATTTTTGCAGCATACAAACAAACCGCCCGGAAATAGCGTGGTGCTATCGGGCGGTTTGTGATTTTATTCTGAAGTTATTTTTATCTATGGTTTTGAAGCATGTCCAGCTCTTCTTCGGTCAATTCGCGATATTCACCAGGCTTGAGGTCTGTGTCCAGATGGAGAGGGCCCATACGTATACGCTGTAAATACGTCACGTGAAGGTCAAAAGCGGCAAACATGCGTTTTACCTGATGGAACTTCCCTTCCATAATGGTGACGCGAATCTCAGAGGTGTCACCGGAAGAGAGGATTTCTAGCTTGGCAGGTAGGGTTGTGAAGTCCTCGAGTTCTACCCCTTTGGCAAATTCCTGAACATGGTGTTCCGTGACCCGGCCATCAATTCGAGCAAAGTATTCCTTGTCGACTTTCTTCTTTGGAGAAAGCAGGCTGTGGGACAGCTGTCCGTCGTTCGTCAACAGCAGGAGTCCTTCGGTGTCGATATCGAGCCGTCCTACGGGATGTACTTTAATCGCCCATTCATAAGGCAAGAGATCCACGACAGTCTCGTGCACATTGTCTTCTGTCGCTGATACAACTCCAGGTGGCTTGTTCATCAGGACATAGACCCAACGCTTGAAGTTCAGTGGTTCTCCGTCCACCACGATGTCCTGTTCGTCTGCCACGACATGCATGCCGGGATCTGTAGCGACGATGCCCTCGACTACGACCAACCCCTGTTTGACCAGGACCTTCACTTCCTTGCGCGTGCCCAGTCCCATATTGGCTAGTACTTTATCCAAACGTTCACGTTTCATGTATGTTCCTCACTTTTCTTCTTCTATATAAAACAAAACGGTCCAACCCGTTTTGGTATATGGTTATTAGTTTGGCCTAATGCAGCTCGCAAATCAAGAGGAACACAGAGGATTGAGTCTTGCAATTTTGTCATGTATTTGCTATAGTTAGTAATGTTTCTGACCAAACATTTATCATGGAGAGATACCCAAGTGGTCATAAGGGGACGCACTCGAAATGCGTTAGGCGTCGTGAGGCGTGCGTGGGTTCGAATCCCACTCTCTCCGCTTACAGAAAAAGCATGATTTTGCCTTAGTGGCAGAGTTGTGCTTTTTTTATTTTTCCCATCAAAATAACAAAACAAGCTGCCATCGCGATATTTCTCGATGACAGCTTGTCTTTTTTAAGCTCTGATTATTTCGCAGGAGTGGCTGCGATTCTCAGTTGTTCGTTTTGTTTCAGCAGATTGGAGAAAGTAAAGGGCTTGCGATCCTTCTTAAAACTAGGCAACATAGGTACCATGTCTATCGCTCCTTTCGCAAATGTTATTTTATGTAAATCATAACATTGGGGTGAAA is a window from the Brevibacillus choshinensis genome containing:
- the tadA gene encoding tRNA adenosine(34) deaminase TadA, with protein sequence MEQDLYKHEAFMKAAMEEAEKAAAIGEVPIGAVIVRDGEIVGRGYNLRETQKDPTLHAEMIAIREASERLGGWRLIGCTLYVTLEPCPMCAGAIVQSRVEQVVYGARDPKAGCAGTLMNLLEEPRFNHQVPVVEGVLAEECGQMLKDFFRALRHKRQPKEN
- a CDS encoding pseudouridine synthase, which gives rise to MKRERLDKVLANMGLGTRKEVKVLVKQGLVVVEGIVATDPGMHVVADEQDIVVDGEPLNFKRWVYVLMNKPPGVVSATEDNVHETVVDLLPYEWAIKVHPVGRLDIDTEGLLLLTNDGQLSHSLLSPKKKVDKEYFARIDGRVTEHHVQEFAKGVELEDFTTLPAKLEILSSGDTSEIRVTIMEGKFHQVKRMFAAFDLHVTYLQRIRMGPLHLDTDLKPGEYRELTEEELDMLQNHR
- a CDS encoding PTS sugar transporter subunit IIA — protein: MLRSLFSRKKQQEITFLAPLTGTIVPLSEVPDPVFAQNVVGDGVAIQPTEGLLLSPMDAKVTHLFPTHHAIGLTSDTGLEILMHIGIDTVKLKGQGFTPFVAVGDQVKAGDKLIQFDLATLQESGCPIVTPIVITNGDVVAEKNVVAKANVQAGQEPLMTVVLK
- a CDS encoding ribonuclease H-like YkuK family protein: MGLTSANTLFDCFHSPTKGLLAKEDVFSHIEQTISSMTGPFEIIVGADSQLKSRGTFFALVITVIRPGHGGTFFYHKFQERRYSSLQQRIFQEAMYAVGLATEVRQYLRDRQHDTPIRLHFDIGMNGPTRKFIQSLLSLAETNHFPAEIKPNSFCASTIADKFTK
- a CDS encoding nitroreductase family protein, which translates into the protein MMNQYLPQVKENREAGHDIDPVFLNRWSPRSYKSDAIPDEVLFSLFEAARWAPSASNEQPWRFVFVRTAEDKERFYPFIAEGNRVWCEKAPVLVLVISKTISSRDTHNRAHAFDAGTAWGYLALEATRQGLVTHAMGGFDPEKAREVLGIPEGYEPQAVIAVGYQGAKEELNEVLQEREKPSARRDLSETVFEGVFTAK
- the glcT gene encoding glucose PTS transporter transcription antiterminator GlcT, whose translation is MSREQEKVYAITRVLNHNVVLVEEPDSQQEIVLFGKGIGFGAKPGNTIPALDPRVEKRFRLESESHQKQYQTILSQVDPAVVGIAEEIIALIAIEITPQLNEHVHVALPDHIQFAIYRLKNGMEIVNPFLFEVQSLYAKEYALAKRAADMIKKAFSLDIPESEIGFLALHIHSAISYTPVNKAVQFANIISELVTIIEQRTGKTIERSTVDYVRLITHLRFAVDRIRQQKSIQNPLLDRVKTTIPEAYELASELADYISSRLEVTVPEDEIGYMAMHVFRLLQQ